One genomic region from Candidatus Caldarchaeum subterraneum encodes:
- a CDS encoding glycosyltransferase family 28, whose protein sequence is MLIHLAVCGIGLGHATRSYAVAEELWRRGHTLTFSSYGQGFEFLSKNGCEPAHVPSVGYGVGVDGAISVKKTIVHNLFLPVKVAAQTLAEASIIGDADVVVSDTRASATLAAKLCRKPVATILNQYNLLLQSEKHQRAAEVIQPMLQTPQLVWNLSDKIIIPDLPPPYTLSEHTLQLPDKLMERVVYTGPLTKPILHSHQQIEDVRSIHGALDKPFVLLVFSGGVEEKKALVEMFKMFGEKLSSDFVYVMSTADPSTETDRRQGPLHMRSWIPDLDLYIEAADLVVCRGGLTLLLKCILYGKPAVVIPPPQHGEQLANAIKAEKMGVAKMVEQRKLSPAGFEEAVKSLLRNVEVAERVKHLSEIAWNCGGVAEAADSVESLY, encoded by the coding sequence ATGTTGATACACTTGGCTGTTTGCGGCATCGGGCTTGGGCATGCCACGCGCTCTTACGCGGTTGCTGAAGAGCTTTGGAGAAGAGGGCACACCCTAACCTTCTCCTCTTATGGACAAGGGTTCGAGTTTCTCTCGAAAAATGGATGCGAGCCAGCTCATGTTCCATCCGTAGGTTATGGAGTTGGAGTGGATGGAGCTATCTCAGTGAAGAAAACAATCGTCCACAATCTTTTCCTCCCGGTCAAGGTGGCTGCTCAGACATTAGCGGAAGCCTCCATCATAGGTGACGCGGATGTTGTGGTCTCCGATACAAGGGCCTCGGCAACCCTCGCGGCGAAGCTTTGCCGAAAACCTGTCGCCACCATACTCAACCAGTACAACCTTCTGCTGCAGAGCGAGAAACATCAAAGAGCAGCCGAGGTTATCCAACCCATGCTACAAACTCCCCAGCTGGTCTGGAACCTCTCAGACAAAATAATCATACCCGACCTACCTCCCCCCTACACCCTCTCCGAACATACCCTTCAGCTGCCCGATAAGCTGATGGAAAGAGTTGTCTACACGGGGCCCTTGACTAAGCCAATTCTACACAGTCATCAGCAGATTGAGGACGTGAGGTCTATTCACGGGGCTTTGGATAAACCGTTTGTTCTACTGGTTTTCAGTGGCGGAGTTGAGGAAAAAAAGGCTCTTGTTGAGATGTTTAAAATGTTTGGTGAGAAGCTTAGCAGCGACTTTGTTTACGTGATGTCGACGGCAGACCCCTCAACCGAGACAGATAGACGGCAAGGGCCTCTGCACATGAGGAGCTGGATACCGGACCTCGACCTCTACATCGAGGCCGCCGACCTAGTTGTATGCCGGGGTGGGTTGACTCTCCTGCTGAAATGCATTCTTTACGGGAAGCCGGCTGTGGTCATCCCGCCTCCTCAACACGGTGAACAGCTTGCCAACGCAATAAAGGCCGAAAAAATGGGCGTGGCAAAAATGGTCGAGCAGAGAAAACTTTCACCCGCTGGTTTTGAGGAAGCTGTCAAATCCCTCTTGAGAAATGTCGAGGTTGCTGAGAGAGTTAAACATTTGTCGGAAATTGCGTGGAATTGTGGAGGGGTTGCAGAGGCTGCGGACTCCGTAGAGTCTCTATATTAG
- a CDS encoding sulfonate/nitrate/taurine ABC transporter ATP binding protein, giving the protein MDDAILKVVDVSHSYYTRKGSVLEVIKNMSFDVKYGEFLGIVGQSGSGKTTLLKIMAGLIKPLSGMVLYKGKPVTGPTPAISLVFQEPVLFPWLTVLENVVLALKRVENISKEEMIVKAQSFLDMVGLSGFENSYPGELSGGMKQRVVLARALVTNPDVLLMDEPFSNLDPLTAISLRREIDMLRQHETLPPTSVVLVSHNVEEIVELSDRVLVLTSRPAQVTGEIVIDMQKPRDRRSPRFYEYVDAIFTLMS; this is encoded by the coding sequence ATGGACGACGCGATTCTGAAAGTTGTTGACGTGAGCCACAGCTACTACACGAGAAAGGGCTCCGTACTCGAGGTTATCAAGAACATGAGTTTCGATGTCAAGTATGGCGAGTTTCTCGGCATAGTTGGCCAAAGTGGTTCAGGCAAAACTACTTTGCTCAAGATAATGGCTGGGCTTATCAAGCCCCTGTCGGGCATGGTTTTGTACAAGGGGAAGCCGGTGACAGGCCCCACACCAGCTATTTCGCTTGTTTTCCAGGAGCCTGTTCTGTTTCCTTGGCTGACTGTTTTGGAGAACGTGGTTCTTGCTCTCAAGCGTGTGGAGAACATTTCCAAAGAGGAGATGATTGTTAAGGCCCAGTCTTTTTTGGATATGGTGGGTCTTTCGGGGTTTGAGAACAGCTACCCGGGGGAGTTGAGTGGAGGGATGAAGCAGAGGGTTGTGCTTGCGAGAGCTCTTGTCACAAACCCGGATGTCTTGTTGATGGACGAGCCTTTCAGCAACCTTGACCCTTTGACAGCCATATCTTTGAGAAGGGAAATTGACATGCTGCGACAGCACGAAACCCTGCCGCCTACATCCGTTGTGCTTGTTTCACACAACGTCGAGGAAATCGTGGAGCTAAGCGACCGTGTGCTTGTGCTGACCAGCAGACCCGCCCAAGTTACGGGGGAAATCGTGATAGATATGCAGAAGCCGAGAGATAGGAGGTCTCCTCGTTTCTACGAATACGTCGACGCCATATTCACGTTGATGAGTTAG
- a CDS encoding sulfonate/nitrate/taurine ABC transporter permease: MDVLATLTLSLLAVLVSFLRMAAALIVSVLFSIVVGTAAGVNKSFEKVAVPVLDILQSIPILGFFPVAIQVFYAASPVFGAELAAIFLIFTSQVWNITFAVYESTRFIQPELLDVANSMRMSAFERFRHIYLPACLPRIVRNFQPSWANGMFFIVGAEILAFGDVELKLFGVGTLVSEFAVAGDLLGIITVLLVLVAATIMVNFLVFIPLGTMFETAGPPPPGLLRRFAFIKKLAKPFQTTLATPVISFFEYQRSVSGLVNRVSVLGSLVRNLIFLILIGFLATLAITRGNEFFGSLYQTLGRVGVDNLLSSAVFSFVRVMGAVGFSVAWSIPAAVAIARRPQLSTAVTTVFQVVASIPVTIVYPLFAETLKDQPELRAFVMILAATQWYVFFQVLAGLKNIPRSELEVADMLQLKTWTRIRMVYLPRALPALITGCITAAGGAWNGLVVAERLVLGDLVAETDLPGLGKLLSQLTYAGDLLGSVSVLIVMSSIVVLMNRFFWKKLYDLVASKLKIE, translated from the coding sequence ATGGATGTTTTAGCCACACTTACCCTCAGCTTATTGGCTGTTCTGGTCTCTTTCCTTAGGATGGCCGCGGCATTAATCGTCTCAGTTCTTTTTTCGATTGTTGTTGGAACAGCTGCGGGGGTCAACAAGTCGTTTGAAAAAGTGGCTGTCCCAGTGTTGGATATTCTCCAGTCTATCCCCATACTCGGTTTCTTCCCCGTCGCTATCCAAGTTTTCTACGCTGCCTCACCTGTGTTTGGCGCAGAACTGGCCGCCATTTTTCTTATTTTCACAAGCCAGGTGTGGAACATCACCTTTGCCGTATATGAGTCGACGAGGTTTATTCAGCCTGAGCTTCTCGATGTTGCTAACTCGATGAGGATGAGCGCTTTTGAAAGGTTTAGGCACATCTACCTACCTGCGTGTTTGCCGAGGATTGTGAGAAACTTTCAACCCTCATGGGCCAACGGCATGTTCTTCATAGTCGGCGCTGAGATACTCGCCTTCGGCGATGTCGAGCTAAAGCTTTTCGGAGTAGGGACACTGGTCTCGGAGTTTGCTGTGGCAGGTGATTTGCTGGGAATCATCACAGTTCTCCTCGTTCTCGTCGCAGCGACAATCATGGTGAACTTCCTCGTATTCATACCTCTCGGCACCATGTTTGAGACGGCGGGTCCTCCGCCGCCGGGGCTGTTAAGACGCTTCGCGTTCATAAAAAAACTCGCCAAACCTTTTCAAACAACTTTAGCTACACCTGTGATAAGCTTCTTTGAATATCAGCGGTCAGTCTCCGGGCTGGTTAACAGAGTTTCTGTACTAGGTTCTTTGGTCCGCAACCTGATTTTCCTAATATTGATAGGATTTTTGGCAACTCTTGCCATAACACGTGGGAACGAATTTTTTGGAAGCCTTTACCAAACATTGGGCAGGGTGGGTGTTGATAATCTTCTAAGTTCAGCTGTTTTCTCATTTGTGAGAGTAATGGGGGCCGTGGGATTCTCAGTTGCGTGGAGCATTCCAGCCGCGGTAGCGATTGCCCGAAGACCGCAGCTATCGACGGCAGTTACGACGGTTTTCCAAGTGGTGGCATCTATCCCTGTTACAATAGTGTACCCGCTTTTTGCGGAGACGCTGAAGGACCAGCCAGAGCTGAGAGCTTTTGTGATGATTCTCGCGGCCACGCAGTGGTATGTGTTTTTCCAAGTTTTGGCAGGCCTGAAAAACATTCCAAGGTCTGAGCTGGAGGTGGCTGATATGCTGCAGCTTAAGACGTGGACTCGGATTAGGATGGTGTATTTGCCGAGAGCTCTGCCCGCGTTAATAACAGGCTGCATAACAGCCGCCGGAGGAGCATGGAACGGGCTGGTGGTTGCGGAGCGCCTTGTCCTTGGCGACTTGGTGGCTGAAACAGACCTACCAGGTTTAGGAAAGCTCCTGTCACAGCTAACCTATGCAGGAGACCTCCTGGGCAGCGTATCGGTTCTCATCGTCATGTCCTCGATAGTCGTGTTGATGAACCGCTTTTTCTGGAAAAAGCTCTACGACCTGGTTGCTTCTAAGCTTAAAATTGAGTGA
- a CDS encoding octaprenyl-diphosphate synthase, producing the protein MAASLQETDTATLVETLRHDLETRLREKIEGRPDSFLIERAVRGGKRLRPILLLTVFKTLGGTDYTKALDVAVALELAHSASLVHDDIVDFDKVRRGKVSLWYQIGAGKAIIQGHRIINLAFNIVLDIGEEMTRIFVEAWDRASKGILDEVVNKAALTERLYLLMIREKTASLFEAAAQAGAVLAGASPEMVQHMRRYGSEVGTVYQLADDLTENIKRKNLGRMYFLTHEMRERLIHLLVATKTKQVSKLYRAVTPYTPQEEFMKRQIIERIRSAVNLASDDRIPENPYKGLLKELPWMFVKQMLREGGKRV; encoded by the coding sequence ATGGCCGCCTCGCTCCAAGAGACAGACACGGCGACGCTGGTAGAGACCTTAAGACATGACTTAGAAACGCGTCTACGGGAAAAAATAGAAGGCAGACCTGATAGCTTCCTTATCGAACGCGCCGTAAGAGGCGGCAAGAGACTTAGGCCAATTCTCCTCCTAACGGTTTTCAAAACACTCGGAGGCACAGACTACACAAAAGCCTTGGATGTCGCGGTGGCGCTAGAGCTAGCCCACAGCGCAAGCCTTGTACACGATGACATAGTTGATTTTGATAAGGTTAGGCGTGGAAAAGTTAGTCTGTGGTACCAGATTGGCGCGGGAAAAGCAATCATCCAGGGCCACCGGATAATCAATCTCGCATTCAACATCGTTCTAGACATAGGTGAGGAGATGACGCGGATATTTGTGGAGGCATGGGACAGGGCCTCAAAAGGCATACTTGACGAGGTGGTCAACAAAGCGGCCCTGACCGAACGCCTCTACCTATTGATGATAAGAGAGAAGACTGCTTCACTCTTTGAAGCCGCTGCACAGGCTGGAGCCGTTTTGGCGGGTGCCTCACCCGAGATGGTTCAACATATGCGAAGGTACGGCTCAGAGGTTGGAACAGTTTACCAACTTGCCGACGACCTTACCGAGAACATAAAAAGAAAGAACCTAGGTCGAATGTATTTCCTGACCCATGAGATGAGGGAGCGGCTGATTCATCTCCTTGTAGCCACTAAGACTAAGCAGGTCAGTAAGCTGTACAGAGCCGTGACACCGTATACGCCGCAGGAGGAGTTTATGAAAAGGCAAATTATCGAAAGAATTCGCTCAGCGGTAAATCTAGCCAGCGATGATAGGATACCTGAGAATCCTTACAAAGGTCTTTTAAAGGAGTTGCCTTGGATGTTTGTGAAGCAGATGCTGAGAGAAGGTGGTAAAAGGGTTTAA
- a CDS encoding thioredoxin 1: MSLDDELEKIKMRKMRELMSASKNPSPTVVAEPVELTDQSFDEFVGSHDFVVVDFWAEWCAPCRAIAPVVKELAKQYAGRVYFGKLNVDENPRTASAFGIMGIPTLLFFKNGRVVDMVVGAVPKRVLEARINQYL, translated from the coding sequence ATGTCGTTAGACGATGAACTTGAGAAGATAAAAATGCGGAAAATGAGGGAGCTGATGTCGGCGTCTAAAAATCCCAGTCCAACTGTTGTCGCGGAGCCAGTAGAGTTAACTGATCAGAGCTTTGACGAATTCGTGGGCAGCCACGATTTTGTGGTTGTTGATTTCTGGGCTGAATGGTGCGCGCCATGCCGAGCAATCGCACCTGTTGTGAAAGAACTTGCAAAACAATACGCGGGCCGGGTGTATTTTGGGAAGCTGAACGTCGACGAGAACCCACGGACCGCTTCCGCCTTCGGCATTATGGGCATTCCAACGCTGCTCTTCTTTAAAAACGGCCGAGTAGTTGACATGGTTGTGGGCGCTGTGCCGAAAAGGGTTTTGGAGGCCAGGATAAACCAATACCTCTAG
- a CDS encoding histidinol-phosphate aminotransferase, whose product MVSLKSSLENFVPYSWEASSEEIARRYGLKVEQIVRMDLNTSPYQPRGWLRSLAAKLPDMAINLYPDTSYRRFREKVSNYTGLSADNVLVGNGGDECIMIVCQAFLEKGLNTVISSPTYSYFRIAAEINSAEARLVKRRPDGSDDVDKILETVDKNTGAIFLCSPNNPTGVTTSLQDIRKIAAEAPCPVIVDEAYYEYSGKTAASLLSSYPNIIVIRTLSKAFSLAGARIGYALAAEETINILNKVRPPNSLSIISLALAEKAMSQVGLVKRWVEATVAERRRLASAIGKIPGIVVKESEANFLLLTFKTHDAGKIHEKLMEKGFITRNLGNTIPNTLRVTVAAPKANRKFFKTLQSIVE is encoded by the coding sequence ATGGTTTCTCTGAAGAGTTCTCTGGAGAATTTTGTTCCTTATTCTTGGGAGGCTTCGAGTGAGGAGATTGCGCGAAGGTATGGGCTGAAAGTTGAGCAGATTGTGAGGATGGATTTGAATACCTCTCCTTATCAGCCGCGTGGATGGCTGAGGAGTCTTGCCGCCAAGTTGCCTGACATGGCGATAAACCTCTACCCTGACACCAGTTACCGGAGATTCCGTGAAAAAGTTTCAAACTACACCGGTTTGAGCGCGGATAACGTGCTGGTGGGAAACGGTGGCGACGAGTGCATAATGATAGTTTGTCAAGCTTTTCTTGAGAAAGGACTTAACACGGTGATAAGCAGCCCTACTTACTCCTATTTCCGCATAGCTGCCGAAATCAACTCGGCGGAGGCTCGACTTGTAAAACGAAGGCCCGACGGCTCTGATGACGTGGATAAAATTCTCGAGACGGTGGACAAAAACACTGGAGCAATATTTCTCTGCAGCCCCAACAACCCGACAGGTGTCACCACATCTCTCCAAGACATCCGCAAAATCGCCGCCGAGGCCCCCTGTCCGGTTATAGTTGATGAAGCGTATTACGAGTATAGCGGCAAGACAGCCGCCTCTCTTTTGAGTAGCTATCCCAACATCATAGTGATTAGGACTCTTTCCAAAGCTTTTTCACTGGCGGGTGCGAGAATCGGCTACGCTCTCGCAGCCGAGGAAACAATCAATATACTCAACAAGGTTAGGCCGCCGAACAGTCTAAGCATAATCTCCTTGGCGCTGGCTGAAAAAGCGATGTCACAAGTCGGCCTGGTGAAGAGATGGGTAGAAGCCACGGTGGCCGAGAGGAGAAGACTTGCCTCAGCCATAGGGAAAATTCCTGGAATAGTTGTCAAAGAGTCTGAAGCCAACTTTCTACTCCTAACCTTCAAGACACATGACGCAGGCAAAATCCATGAAAAACTTATGGAGAAGGGCTTTATCACAAGAAATCTCGGCAACACAATACCCAACACGTTAAGAGTCACAGTAGCCGCACCCAAAGCAAACAGAAAATTCTTCAAAACACTTCAGAGTATCGTTGAGTGA
- a CDS encoding transcription factor E codes for MMVVVDKESSLKIVGMIAGEEAVKIVGLLLDKPGLTDEDVSSMTSLDIKDVRRVLHRLNEVGAVSYEVHRDKDTGHRIFRWRVQQEQLVGYAKTMIRKVLERLKARLEYESSNQMYWCGTPGCGKYGFETAMELLFKCKTCGKPLTIYDNTAFVENLRNKIAELEKLA; via the coding sequence TTGATGGTGGTTGTTGACAAGGAGTCGAGCTTAAAAATAGTGGGCATGATTGCCGGGGAGGAGGCTGTTAAGATTGTTGGGCTATTGCTGGACAAGCCGGGGTTGACGGATGAAGATGTCTCATCGATGACGTCGCTGGACATCAAAGATGTCAGACGAGTTTTGCACAGGCTCAACGAGGTGGGAGCTGTTTCTTACGAGGTTCATAGGGACAAGGATACGGGGCATAGGATTTTCAGGTGGAGGGTTCAGCAGGAGCAGCTTGTCGGATACGCCAAAACCATGATAAGAAAAGTGCTCGAGAGGTTGAAGGCTCGGCTCGAATATGAGTCAAGCAACCAGATGTACTGGTGTGGGACACCCGGCTGCGGAAAATACGGTTTTGAAACAGCCATGGAGCTGTTGTTCAAATGCAAAACTTGTGGAAAACCTTTGACAATCTATGACAACACAGCATTTGTCGAGAACCTGCGAAACAAAATCGCGGAGCTTGAAAAGCTGGCTTGA
- a CDS encoding conserved hypothetical protein (tRNA 2'-O-methylase) has product MITVLRLGHRAQRDKRLSTHVALVARAFGADNLFYTGDYDQTLEDSVNKVVEKWGGAFKIEYTSSWKTLVKTWSGKIVHLTMYGLPLKTVIEEIRAIMRQFDLLVIVGGEKVEGEVFQVADYNVAVTSQPHSEAAALAVFLDWVFQGSEMDRVYPDAAISVIPSTKGKVVVKRRDLLETDFGVDGLTR; this is encoded by the coding sequence TTGATTACGGTGCTGCGACTCGGCCACAGAGCGCAGAGGGATAAGAGGCTTTCGACACACGTAGCTCTTGTAGCAAGAGCTTTCGGGGCAGACAACCTGTTTTACACAGGCGACTATGACCAGACTCTAGAGGACTCGGTGAACAAAGTTGTCGAGAAATGGGGTGGAGCATTTAAAATCGAATACACTTCATCGTGGAAAACGTTGGTGAAAACGTGGTCGGGTAAAATTGTTCATCTAACCATGTATGGACTTCCGCTCAAGACAGTTATCGAGGAGATAAGAGCTATCATGAGACAATTTGACCTGTTGGTTATCGTGGGCGGTGAAAAGGTGGAGGGTGAGGTCTTTCAAGTAGCCGACTACAACGTCGCGGTTACGAGTCAGCCTCACAGCGAGGCCGCGGCCTTGGCTGTTTTCTTGGACTGGGTTTTCCAAGGGTCGGAGATGGACAGGGTTTATCCCGACGCGGCCATCTCAGTCATTCCATCCACGAAGGGGAAGGTCGTTGTTAAAAGACGTGACTTACTCGAAACTGATTTTGGCGTAGATGGTTTGACGCGATAA
- a CDS encoding V-type H+-transporting ATPase subunit I, with protein sequence MTGLGLSHVLGVAVIAPRHRSEELVRDLMKFEDFHPAEKPKYRDPRLHEIEYRADLGYSTIQALIQELNIKESVGILEQLSKPVEIDAKNFSASDLLSLLDKLEAESRPVVESINTLLNRKKAAEDKLSQIIALYDSLKALKELKLSLDQFTNLKWFHVFVTTASTSELSELRKALPKSAVITQPLENTNLVVIISKRSDGEDVERVVKGFGLKIVTTPPGYPKNVSEAVARLDEEIQTLKREVDSLGSELAGLLERERLRIIAARDGYQLVKETLSRIAGAGELRSFAISEGYIPAEKKEEFLKVIGSKYHVVVKEDAHGHHEEKPVLLRNPSPVKPFENVTLIQGPPKSGEIDPTPFVSIFFTVFYGLMFADLGHGLVILGFGAFMYKRVRGALREWAKLLMFLGISAAVMGFLLGEAFGFKVGKLINSPELIHLVEEHGETKQFSLVEVQRMLVFTILLGVVHMIVGYILSIVKLVKEKELAEAFTVKLPTLLMYVFGIFFALAFFGAGGNIQGILATESPAPLVNLPTSLVGAVGIYGAVACIIVLMLGRFVAGLAGLGHKTGIVSSIGMGLLEVLENIIHFLSNTISYSRITILLIVHVALLLLLNTAWEALGLVSLPLLIIGNAGVIVLEGLLVFIQAMRLHVYEFFSKFYDGTGTPFRKLSRQTIYAKISFE encoded by the coding sequence TTGACGGGTTTGGGTCTCTCTCATGTGCTTGGTGTTGCTGTAATTGCTCCGAGGCACAGGTCTGAGGAGCTGGTCAGAGATTTGATGAAGTTTGAGGATTTCCACCCAGCCGAGAAACCGAAATACCGTGACCCACGGCTCCACGAAATAGAGTATAGAGCAGACCTAGGCTACTCAACAATTCAGGCCCTCATCCAAGAACTCAATATAAAGGAGTCGGTGGGAATCCTCGAACAGCTTTCAAAACCCGTGGAAATAGATGCTAAGAACTTCTCCGCCTCAGACTTGTTGTCGCTGCTGGATAAACTTGAGGCTGAGAGCAGGCCCGTTGTCGAGAGCATCAACACCTTACTAAACAGAAAAAAAGCGGCTGAGGATAAACTAAGCCAAATCATCGCTCTCTATGACTCGCTCAAGGCGCTGAAAGAACTTAAACTCAGTCTGGACCAGTTCACGAACCTAAAGTGGTTCCACGTCTTTGTCACAACAGCCTCCACATCCGAGCTCTCGGAGCTCCGCAAAGCCTTGCCCAAATCAGCTGTTATCACGCAACCTCTTGAAAACACCAACCTAGTTGTCATCATTTCTAAGAGGAGTGATGGAGAGGATGTGGAGAGGGTGGTTAAGGGATTTGGTCTAAAGATTGTGACAACTCCTCCAGGGTATCCGAAAAATGTTTCAGAGGCTGTTGCTCGACTCGATGAAGAGATTCAGACCCTGAAGAGGGAAGTGGATTCCCTCGGCTCAGAGTTGGCCGGTCTTCTCGAGCGTGAAAGGCTCCGGATAATAGCTGCTCGAGACGGCTATCAACTTGTTAAGGAAACATTATCCCGTATAGCCGGTGCCGGAGAGCTAAGGTCCTTCGCCATATCTGAGGGATACATCCCGGCCGAGAAGAAGGAAGAGTTCCTAAAAGTCATAGGTTCGAAATACCATGTGGTCGTGAAAGAAGATGCACATGGGCATCATGAGGAGAAGCCTGTGTTACTTAGAAACCCTTCACCGGTTAAACCCTTTGAGAATGTTACACTTATTCAGGGTCCGCCGAAAAGCGGTGAAATTGACCCAACGCCGTTTGTCTCCATATTCTTCACCGTTTTTTATGGGTTGATGTTCGCGGACCTTGGTCATGGGCTTGTAATCCTTGGGTTCGGGGCCTTCATGTATAAGCGTGTTAGAGGAGCTTTGAGGGAGTGGGCTAAGCTACTCATGTTTCTCGGTATCTCTGCCGCGGTGATGGGTTTTCTGCTGGGGGAGGCGTTCGGGTTCAAGGTAGGAAAACTCATCAACTCTCCCGAGCTAATCCACTTGGTTGAAGAACATGGAGAGACCAAGCAGTTCAGCCTAGTAGAGGTGCAGAGGATGCTGGTCTTCACAATATTGCTAGGAGTTGTCCACATGATAGTCGGCTACATTCTCTCTATAGTGAAGCTAGTAAAGGAGAAAGAACTCGCAGAGGCCTTCACAGTCAAGCTCCCCACGCTGTTGATGTATGTCTTTGGAATATTCTTTGCATTAGCCTTCTTTGGCGCAGGCGGGAACATACAGGGAATTCTCGCGACAGAGTCACCCGCGCCGCTGGTTAACCTTCCAACCAGCCTAGTAGGGGCTGTGGGCATCTATGGAGCGGTGGCTTGCATAATTGTCTTGATGCTGGGCAGGTTTGTGGCAGGGTTGGCTGGATTAGGACACAAAACAGGAATCGTCTCCTCGATTGGCATGGGCCTGCTCGAGGTCCTCGAAAACATCATACATTTCCTCTCAAACACAATATCCTACTCACGAATAACAATACTGCTGATAGTTCACGTTGCGCTGTTGCTTCTCCTCAACACCGCGTGGGAGGCTCTCGGGCTGGTGTCTCTGCCGCTTCTGATAATAGGAAACGCCGGTGTAATAGTTCTCGAGGGATTGCTTGTCTTCATACAGGCTATGAGGCTCCATGTATACGAGTTCTTCAGCAAATTCTACGACGGCACCGGAACACCCTTTAGAAAATTATCGCGTCAAACCATCTACGCCAAAATCAGTTTCGAGTAA
- a CDS encoding NADH dehydrogenase I subunit K, whose product MSLNVVYYVLAASFLFIIGAYCLATRKSIIKQIIGLEIMVNAAHLSFVALSSKAGNGVVDPYAMSFIIMSLGVGATVVALALLLTVQVYRVYRTTDVTELRRLRR is encoded by the coding sequence ATGTCGCTCAACGTTGTATACTATGTGCTTGCCGCATCCTTTCTCTTCATCATAGGCGCATACTGTCTCGCGACGAGGAAAAGCATCATCAAACAGATAATCGGCTTGGAGATAATGGTCAACGCTGCACACCTCAGCTTCGTAGCACTTAGCTCAAAAGCTGGAAACGGGGTCGTCGACCCCTATGCAATGTCCTTCATCATAATGTCGCTCGGTGTCGGGGCGACGGTTGTTGCGCTGGCGCTTCTCCTGACTGTTCAGGTTTACAGAGTCTATAGAACAACTGATGTCACGGAGCTGAGGAGGCTGAGACGCTAG
- a CDS encoding calcineurin superfamily phosphohydrolase: MERLVHISDTHISRFGMFLPDRLDACIRIVNSLDPAPQFVIHTGDLTDYGILMDYEMAVEKMDEFEPDIIYVPGNHDEKNYGDSLFREMVSQVDVLNSFGKIVVLTLGSAIPDSDNGRLGRGRQQMIKQRMRGFGDDILKIVAFHHHLIPVPFAGREKDILEDAGDVLRIILESGVNMVLMGHRHVRNAIKVGETLLVNAGTVSCVRTRGRLGNSFNIIDLYSDGSVEVSEVGIPAGEARSIGRFTVMRGRL, from the coding sequence TTGGAGCGTCTGGTACACATCTCGGACACGCATATTTCAAGGTTCGGGATGTTTCTGCCTGATAGGCTTGACGCATGCATAAGGATAGTTAACAGCCTCGACCCCGCGCCACAATTCGTCATACACACGGGTGACTTGACAGATTACGGGATACTGATGGACTATGAAATGGCTGTGGAGAAGATGGATGAGTTTGAGCCAGACATCATCTATGTTCCGGGAAACCATGATGAGAAAAACTATGGCGACTCGCTTTTCCGGGAAATGGTTTCCCAAGTCGATGTCTTGAACAGTTTCGGGAAAATAGTTGTGTTAACGCTGGGAAGCGCGATACCTGACAGCGACAACGGACGACTGGGAAGAGGGAGACAACAGATGATAAAGCAGAGGATGCGGGGGTTCGGCGACGATATATTGAAAATCGTCGCCTTCCATCATCACCTAATACCGGTGCCTTTTGCGGGCCGTGAAAAAGACATTCTCGAAGACGCAGGAGACGTTCTACGAATTATTCTCGAGTCAGGTGTCAACATGGTGTTGATGGGTCACCGTCATGTACGTAACGCGATAAAGGTTGGCGAAACACTATTGGTGAACGCTGGGACTGTCTCCTGCGTAAGGACAAGGGGCAGACTAGGCAACAGCTTCAACATAATCGACCTCTACAGCGACGGGTCGGTGGAGGTTTCTGAGGTCGGAATCCCGGCTGGAGAAGCCCGAAGCATCGGCAGGTTCACGGTGATGAGGGGTCGGCTGTGA
- a CDS encoding coenzyme A-binding protein has protein sequence MEPDGLTDEQIREILQKYRVVAVVGASREPTKPAHYVPRFLMRHGYEVIPVNPFADEILGQKVYKTLEEIPKQVEIVDVFRPSEAVYEVAESAAKILPKVFWMQEGIYNREAAELLKSKGVTVVWNRCMMKEHNRLFNTKPYVPLGK, from the coding sequence ATGGAGCCCGATGGTTTAACGGATGAGCAAATACGTGAGATACTTCAGAAATACCGTGTGGTGGCGGTGGTCGGCGCATCGCGTGAACCAACCAAGCCAGCTCACTATGTTCCACGTTTCTTGATGAGGCATGGTTACGAAGTTATTCCCGTCAACCCTTTCGCCGACGAAATACTGGGGCAAAAAGTTTACAAAACCCTAGAGGAAATTCCCAAGCAAGTCGAAATCGTCGATGTCTTCCGGCCTAGCGAGGCTGTTTACGAGGTCGCCGAATCTGCTGCGAAAATATTGCCGAAGGTTTTCTGGATGCAGGAGGGCATATACAACAGGGAGGCGGCTGAGCTGCTTAAGTCAAAGGGCGTCACAGTGGTCTGGAACAGGTGCATGATGAAGGAGCACAACAGGCTGTTCAACACGAAGCCATACGTCCCGCTTGGTAAGTGA